Proteins from one Anastrepha obliqua isolate idAnaObli1 chromosome 2, idAnaObli1_1.0, whole genome shotgun sequence genomic window:
- the LOC129238219 gene encoding uncharacterized protein LOC129238219: protein MPRFSELKVEQLRQKLRELGLSAAGNKAQLVEKLCEHFNEERFASATYHSALFNESKEVGNSFEHTRDEERPLSSSSPVTVTVPSPSYTRVTTTANGATFTAPLKTDAYGGNWGANDGISQPTYYGDAAPIYPVTLPNVHGQPKVYVSSADANGRTNVSTVQYSSVPTVAHTYTNNAMFCVQSQPPIQNLPASADSRHVHWGAQTIMSQPTFSADSTVMADQKRNDVVQNELRYSYSTNRQQHVEMPNVIGRNEILNGNGQHFRWKNQTPIQYTIQQTNVRSNEIRNNVMPTLQERMLPHEVCRNVNNEMNTNKSVFFGDVRDIIAILPTYDPSKKNLTSEQFVKRVEQLRNVYNWNDKILLYAVQTKLEGVAKMWIDASAEIFLNWSHFANEFLNEFPCFVNAADVHMELMNMKRNYSESAESFYYRVLATGRRGNIDDASIIKYMVNGMNDVDLKRSISVNNYSTCNELLRAIINYCKYNTVKTSNWVKRVEEPTHSSAKKDNQTKKTICYNCNNPGHFSRNYSEPQKRERCTKCLKVGHSTNNCKTTVAKTNCNSVHKVENDFTIKEIEVNGLKTNAFVDTGSCRTLIRKSLACKIGQLENCCITLKGFGGASYECTSKLNVALNIDGNVCNTEMLVVDDNMIDYPVLLGINVIHGNDKHFVFKGNQMWVIEKPNNEILKLEDGEFGDLSKMLQKYKQCFTNEMGTVGKTSIVKMNIVLSSDTPVNVKPYRLPFARRSIVKNIIEDLLKCEIIRPSSSPYASPIVLVEKKDNSFRMCVDYRQLNKITVKQPYPMPIIDELFAQLSGNNFFTTLDFKMGYHQIEVSECSKRYTAFVTTEGHYEYNRMPFGLVNAPAVFQETMNKLVKSCESKNIIAYLDDVIIPSQSVKEGIRKLDNFLCVVKENGLTLRLDKCEFLKDEIDFLGHKISRDGIKPGERKVQAIKHFRIPTTQTEVRRFLGLTGFFRKFVENYSLIARPLTKLTTKVCKEQFEWGECQQKAFATLIDRLCNSPVLVLYDFNAQHQVHTDASSVGIAAVLLQAKCEGDKWQAVMYFSRHCTPAESSYHSYELEVLAVVEALQRFRIYLLGKSFKIFTDCSAISSLKAKTPPIPRISSPSNGIRR, encoded by the coding sequence ATGCCGAGATTCAGTGAACTAAAAGTTGAGCAATTGCGGCAGAAATTGCGTGAATTAGGGTTATCCGCTGCCGGCAATAAAGCGCAACTTGTGGAAAAACTATGTGAACATTTTAATGAAGAACGCTTTGCGAGTGCTACCTATCATAGTGCGCTATTCAATGAAAGTAAGGAAGTAGGAAATTCCTTTGAACATACGCGTGATGAAGAAAGGCCACTGAGTAGCTCGTCTCCGGTTACAGTGACGGTGCCTTCACCTTCATATACGCGTGTGACCACAACGGCAAATGGTGCAACGTTCACGGCACCTTTGAAAACGGATGCATATGGAGGTAATTGGGGAGCCAATGATGGCATCTCGCAGCCGACATATTATGGTGACGCAGCGCCGATCTACCCAGTTACTTTGCCCAACGTTCACGGGCAGCCGAAGGTATATGTGTCATCAGCCGACGCCAATGGTCGAACTAATGTAAGTACAGTACAGTACAGTAGTGTACCAACCgtggcacatacatacacaaacaacGCTATGTTTTGTGTTCAAAGCCAACCACCGATCCAAAATTTACCTGCTAGCGCAGACAGCAGACACGTTCATTGGGGTGCGCAAACGATAATGTCGCAGCCGACGTTCTCTGCTGACAGTACAGTCATGGCGGATCAAAAACGAAACGACGTAGTACAAAACGAGCTTCGGTATAGCTACAGCACGAACAGGCAACAACATGTCGAAATGCCTAACGTAATCGGTAGAAACGAAATTTTAAACGGCAACGGTCAACATTTTCGTTGGAAAAATCAAACACCGATCCAATATACAATACAACAAACGAATGTAAGAAGCAATGAAATACGAAATAATGTAATGCCAACATTACAAGAACGAATGCTGCCACATGAAGTGTGTAGAAATGTAAACAATGAAATGAATACTAATAAATCAGTATTTTTTGGTGACGTTCGCGATATTATTGCAATTTTGCCTACGTACGATCCGAGTAAAAagaatttaacctctgaacaATTTGTGAAACGTGTTGAACAACTACGAAATGTGTATAATTGGAACGATAAAATATTGTTGTATGCAGTGCAAACAAAACTTGAAGGCGTAGCAAAAATGTGGATAGATGCCAGTgcggaaatttttctaaattggtCACATTTtgctaatgaatttttgaacgaGTTTCCATGTTTTGTAAATGCTGCTGACGTTCATATGGAACTAATGAATATGAAAAGAAATTATAGTGAAAGTGCCGAATCTTTTTACTATAGAGTTTTAGCGACGGGTCGACGCGGTAATATTGACGATGCatctataataaaatacatGGTAAACGGAATGAATGACGTTGATCTAAAGAGAAGTATTTCGGTTAATAATTACAGTACGTGTAATGAACTTTTACGGGCGATTATTAATTATTGCAAATATAATACGGTGAAAACGTCAAATTGGGTAAAGCGCGTTGAAGAGCCAACTCATTCCAGTGCAAAGAAAGATAATCAAacgaaaaaaactatttgttaTAATTGTAATAATCCCGGACACTTTTCGCGAAATTATTCTGAGCCGCAAAAACGTGAACGATGCACAAAGTGTTTGAAGGTGGGTCATTCCACGAATAATTGCAAAACGACGGTAGCAAAGACAAATTGCAATTCGGTCCACAAAGTTGAGAATGATTTTACCATTAAAGAAATCGAAGTAAATGGTTTAAAAACTAATGCGTTCGTGGATACGGGTAGTTGTCGTACGTTGATTAGAAAATCTTTGGCGTGTAAAATTGGACAATTGGAAAACTGTTGTATAACATTGAAGGGTTTCGGAGGAGCGTCATACGAGTGTACTTCGAAACTTAATGTTGCGTTGAATATAGACGGTAATGTGTGTAACACAGAAATGTTAGTGGTAGACGATAATATGATTGATTATCCGGTGCTACTTGGTATTAACGTAATACATGGTAACGATAAACATTTTGTGTTCAAAGGAAATCAAatgtgggttattgaaaaaCCGAATAACGAAATATTGAAACTTGAAGATGGTGAATTTGGTGATTTGAGCAAGatgttgcaaaaatataaacagtGTTTTACAAACGAAATGGGTACAGTAGGTAAAACAAGTATAGTGAAAATGAATATAGTGTTATCGTCAGATACCCCTGTTAATGTGAAACCCTATAGACTTCCGTTCGCGCGCCGGTCGATTGTAAAGAACATTATCGAAGACTTATTGAAATGCGAAATAATCCGTCCATCGAGTTCTCCGTACGCGTCTCCAATCGTGCTTGTTGAGAAAAAGGATAACAGCTTCCGAATGTGTGTTGATTATCGTCAATTGAATAAGATTACTGTAAAACAGCCGTACCCGATGCCGATTATCGATGAGCTCTTTGCTCAGTTGTCGGGTAATAACTTCTTTACCACGTTGGATTTTAAAATGGGTTACCACCAAATTGAAGTGAGTGAGTGTTCGAAGAGATACACCGCGTTTGTGACCACCGAAGGTCATTACGAATACAATCGTATGCCGTTTGGGTTAGTGAATGCCCCTGCCGTGTTTCAAGAAACTATGAACAAACTTGTTAAATCATGTGAATCGAAAAACATTATTGCGTATCTGGATGATGTAATTATTCCCAGTCAATCGGTAAAAGAGGGTATACGGAAACTTgacaattttttgtgtgttgttAAAGAAAACGGTCTAACTTTACGATTAGATAAATGCGAATTTTTGAAAGATGAGATTGACTTTCTTGGACATAAAATATCACGTGACGGTATAAAACCGGGTGAAAGAAAAGTTCAAGCGATAAAGCACTTTAGGATACCCACAACACAGACTGAAGTGAGGAGATTTCTCGGGTTAACcggattttttaggaaattcgtGGAGAATTATTCATTAATTGCACGACCGTTAACGAAATTAACAACGAAAGTGTGTAAAGAACAGTTTGAATGGGGCGAGTGTCAACAGAAAGCATTTGCCACTTTAATTGATAGACTCTGTAACTCACCAGTGCTAGTTTTATACGATTTTAATGCTCAACATCAAGTACACACTGATGCAAGCAGTGTAGGTATCGCAGCAGTCTTGTTACAAGCAAAATGTGAAGGTGACAAGTGGCAAGCAGTTATGTATTTTAGTCGTCACTGTACACCTGCAGAATCGAGTTATCATAGCTATGAACTCGAAGTATTGGCAGTTGTGGAAGCATTGCAGCGGTTTCGCATATACTTATTAGGCAAatcgtttaaaattttcactgaTTGTTCTGCGATTTCATCTCTGAAAGCTAAAACCCCACCAATACCACGTATCTCGAGTCCGTCTAATGGAATACGACGCTGA